The following coding sequences lie in one Oceaniferula marina genomic window:
- a CDS encoding c-type cytochrome codes for MSKRFLLTPVVLGLAAASVTAEENAEGKAAYAICQACHGPDGKGVKAGAKMMAASLAGSKVVNGDPSVFALAVLKGIKQEGSTYLLPMAPLEASFADDKKLAAVLSYVRQSFGNTAAAVTPEEVAKFRAQWKDEKGPIPRAKLTELNKK; via the coding sequence ATGTCCAAGCGATTCCTACTCACCCCTGTTGTGCTCGGCCTTGCCGCTGCAAGTGTTACTGCTGAAGAAAATGCTGAAGGTAAGGCTGCCTATGCCATTTGTCAGGCCTGCCACGGCCCTGATGGAAAAGGCGTGAAAGCCGGCGCAAAAATGATGGCTGCCTCTCTTGCGGGATCGAAAGTGGTCAATGGTGACCCGTCGGTCTTTGCCTTGGCCGTCTTGAAAGGGATCAAGCAAGAGGGCTCGACCTATCTCCTGCCAATGGCTCCGCTTGAAGCCTCCTTTGCCGATGATAAAAAGCTGGCTGCGGTGCTGAGCTACGTTCGCCAGTCGTTTGGCAATACGGCTGCCGCGGTGACCCCAGAGGAGGTTGCCAAGTTTCGAGCCCAGTGGAAGGACGAGAAAGGTCCGATCCCTCGTGCCAAGTTGACCGAACTCAACAAAAAATAG
- the ilvD gene encoding dihydroxy-acid dehydratase, with protein MSDSRRTYSSQVFDGPDRAPSRAMMYAVGHKKEDFDKPQIGVASTWSEVTPCNVHIDRLAKESAKGVDAAGGKSIIFNTITISDGISMGTEGMKYSLVSREVIADSVETVAGCEGMDGIVAIGGCDKNMPACIIALARLNRPGVFVYGGTIQPGCATVQGEQKDLDVVSVFEAVGKHAAGEFTDEDLQTVEENAIPGEGSCGGMYTANTMASAIEALGMSLPNSSAQDAISEDKMRDCFDAGAAVMNMLEKGICPRDILTRKAFENAITVVIALGGSTNAVMHLLAMAHAAGVELSIDDFTEIGKRVPMLADLKPSGRFVMSDLVKIGGTVPLMQMLLDAGLLHGDCLTVTGKTMAENLANLNTKYPEGQEIIRPLDNPIKKDSHLRILYGNLAPGGAVAKITGKEGDSFTGKACVFDCEEDGMAAILDGKIQDGDVIVIRREGPKGGPGMREMLGPTSAVMGRGLGDTVALITDGRFSGGSHGFVVGHITPEAHVGGPIALLQDGDEITIDAVNNKISANLSDEEFEARRAQWQPYEPRYKRGVLAKYAASVTSASEGAVTDKFE; from the coding sequence ATGTCCGATTCACGCCGCACTTATTCGTCCCAAGTATTCGATGGTCCAGACCGCGCTCCCAGTCGTGCAATGATGTATGCCGTGGGCCACAAAAAAGAGGACTTTGACAAACCTCAAATCGGAGTGGCTTCCACTTGGAGTGAGGTGACTCCTTGTAACGTCCATATCGACCGACTGGCGAAGGAGTCAGCCAAGGGCGTGGACGCCGCAGGTGGTAAATCGATTATTTTCAACACCATTACGATTTCCGATGGTATTTCAATGGGAACCGAAGGGATGAAATATTCTCTGGTGTCCCGTGAGGTCATCGCGGATTCCGTGGAAACCGTTGCCGGATGTGAGGGGATGGACGGGATTGTCGCGATTGGTGGCTGTGATAAAAACATGCCGGCCTGCATCATCGCCCTGGCTCGGTTGAACCGCCCGGGTGTCTTTGTCTACGGAGGAACGATCCAGCCGGGCTGTGCCACGGTGCAGGGGGAGCAAAAAGACCTCGATGTGGTATCGGTTTTCGAAGCCGTGGGTAAACATGCTGCAGGCGAGTTTACGGACGAAGACCTTCAGACGGTTGAGGAAAATGCCATTCCGGGTGAAGGATCCTGCGGTGGCATGTACACTGCCAATACCATGGCTTCAGCGATCGAGGCGCTCGGAATGTCCCTGCCGAACAGTTCCGCGCAGGATGCGATCAGCGAGGATAAAATGCGCGATTGCTTTGATGCCGGTGCTGCTGTCATGAACATGCTCGAGAAAGGAATCTGCCCTCGTGACATCCTGACCCGTAAGGCATTTGAAAATGCGATCACGGTGGTGATTGCTCTGGGTGGATCAACCAATGCCGTGATGCACCTCCTGGCGATGGCTCACGCGGCGGGCGTCGAGCTCAGTATCGATGACTTTACCGAAATCGGGAAACGCGTTCCCATGCTCGCAGATCTGAAGCCGAGTGGCCGCTTCGTGATGTCCGATCTGGTGAAAATCGGAGGAACGGTGCCGCTGATGCAAATGTTGCTTGATGCCGGCCTGCTGCATGGAGACTGCCTGACGGTTACCGGGAAAACCATGGCTGAAAACCTGGCCAACCTCAACACCAAGTACCCAGAGGGACAGGAAATTATTCGTCCACTTGATAACCCGATTAAAAAGGACAGCCACTTGCGGATTCTCTACGGCAACCTCGCTCCAGGAGGTGCCGTGGCCAAGATCACAGGCAAAGAAGGCGACAGCTTTACAGGAAAAGCCTGCGTGTTTGATTGTGAGGAAGATGGTATGGCTGCTATTCTCGACGGCAAAATTCAGGACGGCGATGTGATTGTCATTCGTCGTGAGGGGCCTAAAGGTGGTCCGGGCATGCGGGAAATGCTTGGGCCCACCAGTGCTGTGATGGGTCGTGGACTCGGTGACACGGTTGCGTTGATCACAGACGGACGTTTCTCCGGCGGTAGTCACGGGTTTGTGGTAGGACACATCACTCCAGAGGCTCATGTGGGCGGTCCGATTGCTCTCCTTCAGGACGGCGATGAAATCACAATCGATGCCGTGAATAACAAGATCAGTGCCAATCTGAGTGATGAGGAGTTCGAGGCTCGTCGGGCTCAGTGGCAACCATACGAACCACGCTACAAGCGCGGGGTGTTGGCAAAGTATGCCGCCAGTGTGACCTCCGCATCCGAGGGAGCCGTCACCGATAAGTTTGAGTAA
- the moaA gene encoding GTP 3',8-cyclase MoaA, protein MPDKVTSVDAMARPLRDIRISVTDRCNFRCRYCMPAEVFDGDYPYLPKPEILGLEEIARLATVFCGLGVEKIRLTGGEPLLRRGLHELIAMLDAIPGERDLAMTTNGTALARKAKKLAQAGLQRVTVSLDALDPEVFSRMNGVGASPERVLDGIDSALDHGLGVKVNSVIQKGVNEDQILPLAEFARDRGVTLRFIEFMDTGNTNGWKLEQIVPYTQMVQTLHRHFPMEAMEPAHVGETARRFRYKDSPDQEVGFISSVSKPFCADCNRIRLSADGKLYTCLFASEGHDIKSAMRRGVSDEELAGIIHQLWSARDDRYSELRSQIGGTQAKPEMSYIGG, encoded by the coding sequence ATGCCGGATAAAGTCACATCGGTGGATGCCATGGCACGTCCGCTTCGGGATATTCGAATTTCGGTTACCGACCGATGCAACTTCCGGTGCCGCTACTGCATGCCGGCTGAGGTTTTTGATGGAGATTACCCTTATCTGCCCAAACCGGAGATTCTTGGCTTGGAGGAGATTGCCCGGCTCGCGACTGTATTTTGTGGCTTGGGGGTGGAAAAAATCCGGCTGACTGGAGGTGAGCCCTTATTGCGGCGTGGCCTGCATGAATTGATTGCCATGCTGGATGCGATCCCCGGTGAGAGGGATTTGGCGATGACGACCAATGGCACGGCACTGGCCCGGAAGGCTAAAAAGTTGGCTCAGGCAGGTTTGCAACGGGTGACGGTGTCTTTGGACGCCTTGGATCCTGAAGTTTTTTCCCGGATGAATGGCGTGGGAGCGTCTCCTGAGCGCGTGCTCGATGGCATTGACTCAGCCTTGGACCACGGCTTGGGCGTTAAGGTAAACAGCGTGATTCAGAAAGGAGTGAACGAAGACCAAATCCTTCCCCTTGCTGAGTTTGCCCGTGATCGAGGTGTGACCCTTCGTTTTATTGAGTTCATGGACACGGGCAATACCAACGGCTGGAAGCTTGAACAGATTGTGCCCTATACTCAGATGGTCCAGACCCTGCATCGACATTTTCCGATGGAGGCCATGGAGCCTGCCCATGTTGGGGAAACGGCACGCCGCTTCCGTTATAAAGATTCACCTGACCAGGAGGTCGGGTTTATTTCTTCTGTGAGTAAGCCGTTTTGTGCGGACTGCAATCGAATCCGCCTGTCTGCGGATGGGAAGCTGTATACGTGTTTGTTTGCCTCCGAAGGGCACGATATCAAATCCGCGATGCGCCGCGGTGTGTCAGACGAAGAGCTGGCTGGGATCATTCACCAACTGTGGTCAGCTCGGGACGACCGCTACTCGGAACTGCGTAGCCAGATCGGAGGGACGCAGGCGAAACCTGAAATGTCCTACATTGGAGGATAA
- a CDS encoding heavy metal translocating P-type ATPase metal-binding domain-containing protein — MPKHCIHCQTPLEPSQEASGFCCTGCEFVYQLIHNEGLEKFYDLKRDEASAPLRDQPFQQYDFQWLQDAVTQQVEEEPEAQTIEFIGSLQGISCIGCVWLVEKLFLRHPGSIRCDIVPSTGAIFLTWKRDSLNILDFARELQQFGYLLGPARSAQKQSGEFKQLGGKLGICGAFALNGMVFSLPRYLGMKPDFAFANIFDLITFISATLAMLVGGSWFIKRAIQGVKAGVIHMDLPIALGVSLAYLGSLVGWLLRYEALMYFDFVAIFIFLMLGGRWLQTAAVERNRNRLLEQTPVPLSVQDAEDGHAIEIDDIAEGTKYQLPAGQTAPVASIIASGSADFSLEWINGEPDPVHRSSGMSIPAGAINLSDSQAVLTAEENWSDSLLAKLIRPGESSARSPLMETILRYYLAAVLIIGIGGGLAWLLTGNSLPAAIQVTISVFVISCPCALGVALPLADELASGKMRTLGVFIRRPAFWSRIRQIRTIFFDKTGTLTLELPQLVDKRELETLDDQAASALAQLCSRSRHPLSRSLMHALGIRGQQLLSQTKSSQQNAHSKPEELPGLGTRFLDAQAVTWSLGRGGWDGQSDAIEAATRAGSELRRDGKLIAHFTFHESLRPEARKTLLALKDRHPHILSGDHPDRVQAIAKNLGIKPELVHPALSPEDKARLVKEIDPSGSLFLGDGANDSLAFDAAWMTGAVAGRGLLEAKADFYFLSNGLQFLPKMLNLAKKYAFAIRSVFTFSLSYNLIAVGICLSGHMNPLLAAILMPLSSLISLAIITFLIPANTRSNDLIAKSSSSL; from the coding sequence GTGCCGAAGCATTGCATCCACTGCCAGACTCCTCTGGAACCAAGCCAAGAGGCATCAGGTTTTTGCTGTACCGGATGTGAATTTGTGTATCAGCTCATCCACAACGAAGGGCTGGAAAAATTCTACGACCTGAAGCGGGATGAGGCGAGTGCCCCGCTACGCGACCAGCCGTTCCAGCAATACGACTTCCAATGGCTGCAAGACGCGGTCACCCAACAAGTCGAAGAAGAGCCGGAAGCCCAGACCATCGAATTCATCGGCTCGCTCCAAGGGATCTCCTGCATCGGCTGTGTCTGGCTGGTAGAAAAACTCTTTCTTCGCCACCCCGGCAGCATCCGCTGTGACATCGTGCCCAGCACCGGTGCCATTTTCCTGACCTGGAAGCGTGACAGCCTGAACATTCTGGATTTTGCCCGCGAATTACAGCAATTCGGCTACCTGCTTGGTCCGGCGCGAAGCGCCCAAAAACAATCCGGCGAGTTCAAGCAACTTGGAGGCAAGCTCGGCATCTGCGGGGCCTTTGCGCTGAATGGCATGGTCTTCTCCCTGCCCCGCTACCTCGGCATGAAGCCCGACTTCGCCTTTGCCAATATTTTTGACCTGATCACTTTTATTTCCGCCACACTCGCGATGCTGGTCGGTGGCTCCTGGTTCATCAAGCGGGCGATTCAAGGGGTCAAAGCCGGAGTGATCCACATGGACCTGCCGATTGCACTCGGCGTCAGTCTGGCTTACCTCGGCTCGCTGGTCGGCTGGCTGCTGCGCTACGAAGCCCTGATGTATTTCGACTTTGTCGCCATATTTATCTTTCTCATGCTCGGTGGCCGCTGGCTCCAGACCGCAGCCGTGGAACGAAACCGCAACCGCCTGCTTGAACAAACACCGGTTCCCCTCAGCGTCCAGGATGCCGAAGATGGGCATGCGATCGAAATCGATGATATTGCCGAAGGAACCAAGTATCAACTTCCCGCGGGTCAAACCGCCCCGGTGGCCTCAATCATCGCCTCCGGCAGTGCCGATTTTTCCTTGGAATGGATCAACGGAGAGCCCGACCCGGTGCACCGCAGCAGTGGAATGTCGATTCCTGCTGGAGCCATCAACCTGAGCGACAGCCAGGCGGTCCTGACAGCCGAAGAAAACTGGTCCGACTCCCTGCTGGCAAAACTGATTCGTCCGGGTGAGAGCTCAGCCCGGTCGCCCTTGATGGAAACGATCCTGAGATACTACCTGGCTGCGGTCCTGATCATCGGCATCGGAGGCGGACTCGCCTGGCTTCTTACCGGCAACAGCCTACCCGCAGCTATTCAAGTCACCATCTCGGTCTTTGTGATTTCCTGCCCCTGCGCCCTCGGAGTCGCACTCCCACTGGCTGACGAACTGGCCTCCGGCAAAATGCGCACCCTCGGCGTCTTCATCCGCCGGCCTGCCTTCTGGAGTCGGATCCGGCAAATCCGCACGATCTTCTTCGATAAAACAGGGACCCTCACGCTGGAACTCCCCCAACTCGTCGACAAGCGGGAGCTGGAAACGCTCGACGATCAAGCGGCATCCGCACTTGCCCAACTCTGCTCCCGATCCCGTCACCCGCTGTCCCGCTCGTTAATGCACGCACTCGGCATCCGGGGACAACAACTACTCAGCCAAACCAAATCCTCACAACAAAACGCCCACTCGAAACCCGAAGAACTACCCGGACTAGGCACCCGCTTTCTGGACGCACAAGCCGTCACTTGGTCTCTCGGGCGCGGAGGGTGGGACGGCCAGTCAGATGCCATCGAAGCTGCTACACGTGCAGGCAGTGAACTCAGACGAGACGGCAAGCTGATCGCCCACTTTACTTTCCACGAATCCCTGCGGCCTGAAGCCAGGAAAACCTTACTCGCGCTAAAAGATCGCCACCCGCATATCCTGAGCGGCGACCACCCCGACCGCGTCCAAGCGATTGCCAAAAACCTTGGGATCAAACCAGAACTCGTCCATCCGGCACTCAGCCCGGAAGACAAAGCCAGACTGGTCAAGGAAATCGACCCCTCCGGCAGCCTGTTCCTCGGTGATGGAGCCAATGACTCACTCGCCTTCGATGCGGCGTGGATGACCGGAGCCGTCGCCGGCCGTGGCTTGCTTGAGGCGAAAGCCGATTTCTATTTCCTCTCAAATGGTCTGCAATTTTTGCCCAAAATGCTGAATTTGGCCAAAAAATACGCTTTTGCCATCCGAAGTGTCTTTACATTCAGCCTAAGTTACAATCTGATCGCCGTTGGTATCTGCTTGTCAGGACACATGAACCCGCTTCTGGCAGCTATTTTGATGCCTCTCAGCTCGCTCATTTCCTTGGCAATCATCACCTTTCTCATCCCCGCAAACACTCGTTCAAACGATCTGATTGCCAAATCAAGTTCCTCACTGTAA
- the ccoG gene encoding cytochrome c oxidase accessory protein CcoG: MATQKQPNLDSVTTINKDGSHFKLHPSDVQGPFTLWRRIVGYALIVLYAALPWIPINGYPALFLDTAQRRFHVLGITLAVQDLWLLFFLISGLGFSLFFITALLGRVWCGWACPYTVFLDHVFRRIERLVEGDAQARRKLDAAPKSPQKTTKRIIKHSLFLLCSTLIAHIFVSYFISLENLYLYMQESPGEHAVSFGVVAFLTIVLYFCFAWFREQFCIVMCPYGRIQSALSDDDTMVIGYDTHRGNPPGKPKDPNAGDCIDCRRCVQVCPTGIDIRNGLQMECIGCAACIDACDAIMTKLKRPTGLVRYDSHNGLEQKKKRVIRPRILVYALMMMLGATVLSLTLYNKARSFSAQVNKMRGVTYQMDKAGVRNVYQIHLFNKRNQDSTFDIRLVDAPEWIQTTGTTENIVLKPLEEKTYTLVVTAPAEHYKGKFNFTLQVQSRIDESTVDNEVRFLGPSPRLYRKSLEKPEK, encoded by the coding sequence GTGGCCACGCAAAAACAACCTAATCTGGATTCCGTCACCACCATCAACAAAGACGGATCTCATTTCAAGCTCCACCCTTCGGACGTCCAAGGGCCCTTCACCCTATGGCGGAGAATTGTCGGCTATGCCTTGATTGTTCTTTACGCTGCGCTCCCCTGGATTCCGATCAACGGGTACCCCGCCCTCTTTCTCGATACCGCCCAGCGCCGTTTCCACGTGCTCGGCATCACGCTGGCCGTCCAGGACCTCTGGCTGCTCTTTTTCCTTATCTCCGGCCTGGGCTTCTCCCTGTTTTTTATCACCGCTTTGCTCGGACGGGTCTGGTGCGGTTGGGCCTGCCCCTACACCGTTTTCCTCGACCACGTTTTCCGCCGGATTGAACGGCTTGTTGAAGGTGACGCCCAAGCCCGGAGAAAACTCGACGCCGCCCCCAAATCTCCGCAGAAAACAACCAAACGCATCATCAAACACAGCCTGTTCCTGCTCTGTTCCACCCTGATCGCCCACATCTTTGTTTCCTACTTCATCTCCTTGGAAAACCTCTACCTCTACATGCAGGAAAGCCCGGGAGAACATGCCGTGTCTTTTGGCGTGGTCGCTTTTCTGACCATCGTACTCTACTTCTGCTTTGCCTGGTTCCGTGAGCAGTTCTGCATCGTCATGTGCCCCTACGGCCGTATCCAATCGGCCCTCTCGGATGATGACACCATGGTGATCGGTTACGACACGCATCGCGGCAACCCACCCGGCAAACCCAAGGACCCCAATGCAGGTGATTGCATCGACTGCCGACGCTGCGTGCAAGTCTGCCCAACCGGGATCGATATTCGCAATGGCCTGCAAATGGAGTGCATTGGCTGCGCCGCATGTATCGACGCCTGTGATGCCATCATGACCAAACTCAAACGCCCCACCGGTCTGGTCCGCTACGACTCCCACAATGGTCTGGAGCAAAAGAAAAAGCGCGTTATTCGCCCGAGGATTCTCGTGTATGCACTGATGATGATGCTCGGGGCCACCGTGCTCTCACTCACCCTGTATAACAAAGCCCGCTCCTTCAGCGCCCAAGTCAACAAAATGCGTGGCGTCACCTACCAAATGGACAAAGCCGGCGTTCGCAATGTCTACCAGATCCACCTGTTCAACAAACGCAACCAGGATAGCACATTCGACATCCGGCTGGTGGATGCTCCCGAATGGATCCAAACGACAGGAACCACCGAAAACATCGTGCTCAAGCCCCTCGAGGAAAAAACCTACACCCTGGTGGTCACAGCCCCAGCCGAACATTACAAAGGAAAATTCAACTTCACCCTTCAGGTTCAATCCCGAATCGACGAAAGCACGGTTGACAACGAAGTCCGGTTCCTAGGCCCCAGCCCCCGCCTCTACCGTAAAAGCCTCGAAAAACCGGAAAAATAA
- a CDS encoding glycine zipper 2TM domain-containing protein — protein MKTTIKPSLLLAAACPFLVLSCAQPSNTGDTYSKYEAGSAQSVKTGKITSIRNVKIEGGTAAGSLIGAGAGAVAGHNIGSGSTANTLGAIGGGLLGAAAGSHIQQGMGSKNGLEIMVKLDKGGSISVIQEANSRETFRVGERVRVLYNGNKTRVTH, from the coding sequence ATGAAGACTACAATCAAACCATCCCTTCTGCTGGCCGCGGCCTGCCCTTTTTTGGTCCTGTCCTGCGCCCAGCCATCCAACACTGGCGACACCTACTCCAAGTATGAAGCCGGTAGCGCCCAGTCGGTCAAAACCGGAAAAATCACTTCGATTCGCAACGTGAAAATCGAAGGAGGCACAGCAGCAGGCTCACTGATCGGTGCCGGTGCCGGTGCCGTCGCCGGCCACAACATCGGCTCAGGCAGCACAGCGAACACCCTGGGTGCCATTGGTGGCGGCTTACTCGGTGCCGCAGCAGGCTCCCACATCCAGCAAGGTATGGGATCCAAAAATGGCCTCGAAATCATGGTCAAACTCGACAAAGGTGGCAGCATCTCTGTCATCCAGGAAGCCAACTCCCGTGAGACATTCCGGGTGGGCGAGCGAGTCCGCGTGCTCTACAACGGTAACAAAACCCGCGTCACGCACTAA
- a CDS encoding helix-turn-helix domain-containing protein has product MTVERIHHLSETIYKRLIESPSFSEYESAFRSATGLPMRLVVADPNTFALNEHRDNQSQFCEMINPCGERACDACIKVNQDLMQKSSIKGPTSCNCFAGLKATSIPVYAGTMVVGYLKTGQVFHRTPTEEDFEAALTKISESRSFTDVQIEGLRKAYFETEAISPERYQSMVTLLEHFARELSTQSEKLAIAANEQEPAPISRARKHIHAQLDEAISLPQVARIAGMSESHFCRQFKMATGMTLTEYVNYTRILWAKSELLKPSARISEIAFQVGFQSLSQFNRCFAKFHGGSPSQYRDEASANPAKAAS; this is encoded by the coding sequence ATGACCGTAGAGCGCATTCACCACCTGTCGGAAACCATCTACAAACGACTTATCGAAAGCCCCTCGTTTTCTGAATATGAGTCCGCTTTTCGATCGGCCACCGGACTTCCGATGCGACTCGTCGTAGCCGACCCCAACACCTTTGCCCTCAACGAGCACCGCGACAACCAAAGCCAGTTCTGCGAGATGATCAACCCTTGCGGGGAAAGAGCATGCGATGCTTGTATCAAGGTCAATCAGGACCTGATGCAGAAGTCATCCATCAAAGGGCCAACCTCCTGCAACTGCTTTGCCGGCCTCAAAGCCACCTCCATCCCAGTGTATGCCGGCACGATGGTCGTCGGCTACCTCAAAACCGGCCAGGTCTTCCACCGCACTCCCACCGAAGAGGACTTCGAAGCCGCGCTCACCAAAATCAGTGAAAGCCGGAGTTTCACTGACGTTCAAATCGAGGGCTTACGTAAAGCCTATTTCGAAACCGAGGCCATCAGCCCGGAACGCTACCAAAGCATGGTCACCCTGCTGGAGCACTTCGCACGGGAACTCTCCACCCAGTCCGAAAAACTCGCCATCGCAGCCAATGAACAAGAGCCAGCCCCCATCAGCCGCGCTCGCAAGCATATCCATGCCCAACTCGATGAAGCGATCTCATTGCCGCAAGTTGCCCGTATCGCGGGGATGAGCGAGTCCCATTTCTGTCGTCAATTCAAAATGGCCACCGGCATGACGCTCACCGAGTATGTCAACTACACTCGGATTCTCTGGGCCAAAAGCGAACTGCTCAAACCGAGCGCGCGCATCTCGGAAATCGCCTTCCAGGTCGGATTTCAATCGCTCTCCCAGTTCAACCGCTGCTTTGCTAAATTCCACGGCGGCTCCCCGAGCCAGTATCGGGATGAAGCCTCGGCCAACCCAGCGAAAGCAGCGAGCTAA
- a CDS encoding transporter, with the protein MKTRLIATSACAAALTSSVFAGPAPMESEKTIIDPPAAGFDAARRPISNPTKFDLALPRTSVHPIYMYHRLPSKINTSLAKLDLGGDVNLFALQFEYAFNERLSLVATKDGYVDFNPDNTLDSETGFADLAAGLKYAFVLDPVEQLAVSGSAIIELPTGDEEIFQGNGDGGLDITVSALKLHEKWQFAGALGAYLPFDNDEESTTGFASAHVGYNLTEKWYILGELNWFTVLSRGEGTAAFGNPSALPDTAVSGIVEFEGGDLFNLGAVNSGKNRDIVTAAVGLRYKICDMADLGVAYELPLTDEENNLMDDRITVDLVLTF; encoded by the coding sequence ATGAAAACCAGACTCATTGCCACCTCAGCGTGTGCAGCCGCCCTTACTTCCTCCGTTTTTGCTGGCCCAGCTCCCATGGAGTCCGAAAAAACCATCATCGACCCGCCGGCCGCCGGATTTGACGCGGCCCGTCGTCCCATTTCCAACCCCACCAAATTCGATCTCGCACTGCCCCGCACCAGCGTGCATCCGATCTATATGTATCACCGCCTGCCATCCAAAATCAACACCAGCCTTGCCAAGCTGGACCTCGGTGGCGACGTCAACCTGTTTGCGCTCCAGTTCGAGTATGCCTTCAACGAGCGCCTCTCGCTGGTCGCCACCAAAGACGGCTATGTTGACTTCAACCCGGACAACACGCTCGACAGCGAAACTGGCTTTGCCGACCTCGCGGCCGGACTGAAATATGCATTCGTTCTCGACCCCGTCGAGCAGCTCGCGGTCAGCGGCTCGGCCATCATCGAGCTTCCTACCGGTGATGAGGAGATTTTCCAAGGCAATGGTGACGGAGGTCTCGACATCACGGTTTCCGCACTCAAGCTGCACGAGAAGTGGCAATTTGCCGGAGCTCTCGGAGCCTATCTCCCATTCGATAACGACGAGGAGTCTACCACGGGTTTTGCGAGCGCCCACGTTGGTTACAACCTGACCGAAAAATGGTATATCCTTGGCGAGCTCAACTGGTTCACCGTGTTGTCACGCGGCGAAGGAACTGCCGCCTTCGGCAACCCAAGCGCACTACCTGACACAGCGGTTTCCGGTATCGTTGAATTCGAGGGAGGCGATCTATTCAACCTCGGTGCTGTCAACTCCGGCAAAAACCGTGACATCGTCACAGCCGCCGTCGGCCTGCGCTACAAAATCTGCGACATGGCCGACCTCGGTGTGGCTTACGAGCTTCCTCTGACCGACGAGGAAAACAACCTGATGGACGACCGCATCACCGTCGACCTGGTGCTCACCTTCTAA
- a CDS encoding sulfite exporter TauE/SafE family protein translates to MFENINSPAIALVTGAIVSVHCVGMCGPIACSLTALKKDESSRVGAATAYHGGRLISYTLIGAMLGAIGAKPLEYFHHSSFSLLSWVLVAAFVAFALGLEKKIPRPAFLKRWATRLRFKAMTISATRGGLAMGLATPLLPCAPLYLFFAICLATGSAIKGAEFALAFAFGTVPLLWASQLGMQRIQLKLGPKWVKLIQRSVALLAAFFIAQRLLYDPTPDLHKAPEDSPSGASPVPSIQSDEPHG, encoded by the coding sequence GTGTTCGAAAACATTAACAGCCCGGCTATCGCCCTTGTCACAGGTGCCATCGTCAGTGTTCACTGCGTCGGCATGTGCGGCCCTATCGCCTGTTCATTAACAGCGCTGAAAAAAGACGAAAGCAGTCGGGTCGGTGCGGCAACCGCCTACCATGGCGGGCGCTTGATTTCATACACCTTGATCGGAGCCATGCTCGGGGCGATCGGAGCCAAACCTCTCGAGTATTTTCATCACTCGTCTTTCAGCCTGCTGTCCTGGGTCCTGGTTGCCGCCTTTGTCGCCTTCGCCTTGGGCCTTGAGAAAAAAATCCCCCGTCCCGCATTCCTCAAACGCTGGGCCACGCGGCTCCGGTTCAAGGCCATGACCATCTCCGCCACCCGAGGCGGTCTTGCCATGGGGCTGGCCACACCCCTCCTCCCCTGCGCCCCGCTCTACCTCTTTTTTGCCATCTGCCTCGCCACCGGCAGCGCCATCAAAGGTGCCGAGTTCGCCCTTGCTTTTGCCTTCGGAACCGTGCCCCTGCTCTGGGCCTCCCAGCTCGGGATGCAGCGTATCCAATTAAAACTCGGGCCCAAGTGGGTCAAACTCATTCAGCGCAGCGTCGCCCTGCTTGCCGCCTTTTTCATCGCCCAGCGCCTGCTCTACGATCCCACTCCAGATCTCCACAAGGCACCTGAAGACAGCCCCTCGGGAGCCTCCCCCGTTCCCAGCATCCAAAGCGACGAGCCTCACGGATGA
- a CDS encoding cbb3-type cytochrome c oxidase N-terminal domain-containing protein, whose protein sequence is MNPESNKPVNKSVKDGPVLRDHVFDGIEEFDQKLPNWWLFTFYIAIAFYVGYWVIYYSSDLLQSPAEKINAQMELINDAKKKELAAMLDELDNKVLIQWSENADIVAEGEAVFKTTCAACHGADLNGTAIGRSLMDDEWSHGGEPMDLFNLVLNGSPADAEGFNGQKMTAWGENLGPEKCAKAVAYVLSKNPPKSEE, encoded by the coding sequence ATGAACCCAGAATCCAACAAACCAGTGAACAAATCCGTCAAGGATGGCCCCGTGCTTCGCGACCACGTCTTCGACGGCATCGAGGAATTCGACCAAAAACTGCCGAACTGGTGGCTCTTCACCTTCTACATCGCCATCGCCTTCTACGTTGGCTACTGGGTGATCTACTACAGCTCTGACCTGCTTCAAAGCCCGGCGGAAAAGATCAACGCCCAGATGGAACTTATCAATGACGCCAAAAAGAAAGAGCTCGCCGCCATGCTTGACGAACTCGATAACAAGGTGCTGATCCAGTGGAGTGAAAATGCCGATATCGTGGCTGAAGGAGAAGCGGTTTTCAAAACCACCTGTGCAGCCTGCCACGGTGCGGACCTCAACGGAACCGCCATCGGGCGTTCACTGATGGATGACGAGTGGTCGCACGGTGGAGAACCCATGGACCTCTTCAATCTTGTGCTCAACGGCAGCCCAGCGGATGCCGAAGGCTTTAACGGCCAAAAAATGACCGCCTGGGGAGAAAACCTCGGCCCTGAAAAATGCGCCAAAGCGGTCGCCTACGTCCTCAGTAAAAACCCACCCAAAAGCGAAGAATAG